Genomic window (Deferribacter desulfuricans SSM1):
TTTTATTTTCTTTGTATAATTTTTTTACTTTTTCTAATAATTTATCTGCTAAAGGAAATACACCGTATTGTTCGCCATATTTTATGCTTGCTTCTTCTGTTTTTTCTTTTAATACAGAACCAACTGAATCTATCATTGTAAGTGCTTCATTACTATCATATGATATACCCATTTTAATAAGAGCATCAGCAAAACCCATTACACCTAAACCTATCTTCCTTGTTTCTTCTACAGCTTCAGTAATTTGAGGTAGAGGATAGTTATTAATATCAATTACATCATCCAAAAAATGAGTGCAATCTTCCACTACTTTAGCAAAAGCATCTATATCAAAATAAGCATTATTATGAGCATCAGATTTAACAAATTTAGCTAAGTTAATAGATCCTAAGTTGCAAGCTTCATTAGGAAAAAGTGGTTGTTCGCCACATGGATTAGTTGCTGTTATATTGCCTTTAATATATTTTAAATAATTGTATTTATTTATAGTATCAATATTCAATAATCCTGGGTCTCCACATATCCATGCTGATTTAACTATTTCATCAAATAATTGTTTAGCCCTAACTTTTTTAATAACTTTACCAGTATTAGGTTCTTTTAGTTCCCATTCTTCATCGTTCTTAATAGCTTCTAAAAATTTATTTGTAATACCTACAGAAATATTGAAATTAGTTAAGGTTTTATTGTCTCTTTTAATTTTAATAAATTCTTCAATATCAGGATGATCTACATTTAAGATACCCATGTTAGCACCACGTCTAACTCCACCTTGTTTTACATGCTCTGTTGCACTATTGTAAATTTGCATGAAAGACAATGCACCACTTGATTCACCTTTTGTACTTGAAACCAGAGCACCTTTTTGACGTAATTTTGAAAAGTTAAATCCAGTACCACCACCTGATTTATGTATTAAAGCAGTATTTTTTAGCGTTTCAAAAATACTTTCCATGCTGTCATCTATATCAAGTACAAAACACGCAGAATAACACATATTATTACTATCAGCATTTACTAATAACGGAGAATTAGGCATAAAAATACCCTGAGCCATTAAGTTGAAGTAAGTTACATATTTTTTTATAAAATTAATATCCGTTACATAATTATTTAAATTATGATATTTAACAAATTTTGCTGATGCTACTTTGAAAGCTACTGTGTGAAAAACGTCTAAAAAAGATTTATAATAATCTTTTTTATTTCTTTTTTGAAATATACCTTCAAATAAAGAATCTGTAGTACTGCCAAGATCTAATTTCTTATGTAATAACGAATAATACTCATTTACATGCTTATTAATATATTCCCAAAATGCAACTCTGTTTAGTAAATATTCATCTGGAGACAAAACATCTTTTTTTGAGTCAATAACATTGCTTCTCATATTATTACCCCCTGTAATTTTTTGGATTTTGTAAATACTATAGAGTTATTACCATTCCATCATTTTTTTGGAAATATTCATTTGATGGATGGCTGATTGTATATGACACGTCTTGTGTTTCATACTGCTGTATTGTAGTATCTATAATATTTAATATATTTTTTACTACTTCTGAGCACTCAACGTAATAACTTGATTTTGTTTCTAAATTCATAGTTATTTCTATTTCAATTAAACTACCAATAATAGATACATCTATATCGCAAAGACTTGTAAAATTATCGTCAATATAATTTTCTATGTTAGTATATAAAAGTTGCTTTAACTCTTTGTTTTTCACTAACTGCTTGTTTGTAATTTGAATCCTGCCAATAGCATATTGACATAGTGTATCATTATTTATTTCAACATCACTCAATGTTATATCATTAACCTCAAATGCTTCATATATTAATTCTTCATAGTAATAACCAGATTTATACATTTTATAAACCTCCTTAACTTAGTGATAGTAATTATGTTCTGTATAATATTTATAACAAATATATTTTTATTATTTATGTAAAAACATCTAACTATTAAAAAGAGTCAAATATATCAGTTATTTCAACTTCATCTATACCATCGCTATTAGCTTTATTATTATCTTGTTCTACTACCTTAATCTTAAACATATCATCATTATTATCATTATCATTATTACTAATTTCTAATTCTTCGTTACTATTTATATTTGACTCTTCTTCATTATTTTTAATCATATTAATATTCGTATTTTCGGTTATATTATTTAAATTTGAGTTATTATCTTGTATGTTTATTTCAGATTCTGGTAATAAATTTATTGTAGTATATAAATCATGAGGAACTTCTGTTTCAACTTTATTTTTCTTTGGTCTACCACGCCTTTTTTTAGTAACATTATTTTTTATTTGTTCTTCTTTTATTTTAATTTCTTCTTCCGAAAGATTTTGATCTAATTCTTGAGTTTCTTGAGTTTGTTTTAAGCTGTACTCTTCTACTGTTTTGTCTTCAATAGTAAGCTCTTCCTTAAATTCAATTGTTTTAGTGTAATAATCTATATAAGCAATACACTCCTTATTCTTCTTACCATGTCTAACTTTACCTGATTTATATCTCATTAAATTCTGTTCATAATCTTCAGGAGACTGTGATAACAATAAAACAAAATCACTACGCATAATTATAATTGAACTATCAGCTACTGAATCTAACTCAGTTTTACCTGTTTTCCATACACCTTTGTTAGTCTGGTGAGCTGTTATTACAGGTGTTCTGAAATATTTAGCCATCCTTTTCAAACCTCTAGCTATATCACCTACATTACTGTAAATATTAGAACCACCAGATAACTCTGCTAACGCACCTATATAATCGATGATAATAAACTCAATAGGGTGTTCTTCATGGATATTATTATATTCTTCGATAAATTCCATAATATCTTCAACTGTAAATTGAGATTTTCTCGCACCTTTATTAATAGCTTCATGAATTATTAAGTCATTTCCGTATTTTATCTGTATTTCTTTTAATTTTTTTAAATAACCTTGAGGGTTTTCTCTTATTTCATATTCTGTTTTTTGATTAATAATTTGGGTAATATATAACAAAATATCATTATATTCTTCTTCTAATGTAAAAAAAACTACTGTTTTACCACTAGCGAAAGCTTTAGCTGCAATATTTGATAGGGTAGTAGTTTTACCTGTACCAGTTGGAGCTACAATGGTTGTTAATGAACTCCTGGTTACTCCACCACCAAATAACCTATCAGCTACTTCAAAATTTGTAGGGATCCTTGTTTTACTATCAAATAGATCATTAGAAAAAACCAAATCCTTTTCATTAATTTTACTTAATTCGAAAGAATTAATATTAATTTTAAATACTTGTTTATGTAATAAACTTACTTCATTTAAAAGCTTTCGTATTTTTTCTTGATCTGGTACAGGTTTGACAATTTCATTATTAATTTGTTCTAAAGCTTTTTTTATTTGTTCCTGTTCTAAATATTCTTCTATAACTTTAATAAATTCATCAATATCTATTTCTTTATTGATAATTAATTTGTATTCTTCTTCTATTTGTTTAATATAAATATCAAAATAAGGAATAACACTTTCTAAAAATTCATTTATATCTGTTATATTATGTATTTGTCTAAAATAATTAAAATATTTACTTTTTAATAATATATCAGGATTAGATTTTAAATAATTTATAAGATCCATCATAGTTATTTTGAACTTTTCAATTTCTATTTTTTCAGAAACATTCTTATATAAAAGTGATAATGCATAAATAAAAAATTGATATGATGGATGCACTTTTAAATTTAGGAAAGGTAAACCATATTTTTTTAATATATTTTTACTGTTTTTATATATTATAATCGCAACTAATCTATTAAGATTCAAAGAAAGATAATTCATTAAATCCCCCTAAAATCTTATTTTCTGTAATTATTATACAAATATTCTTATTAAATGTCAACTAAAATTTATAGTTAAATAAAGTGTTTAAAATTTAGATGCTTAAAAAAAACTATTAAACCGTTCTAATTTGTTTAAATTTTTAAAATACTGGCTCCATATTTGCTCTAATAATTTAAAAAACAACAAACTAAAACCTTTAGGTGTATTCTGTTTTTTAATATTTATTTGATATTCTTTATATGCATACACCAAAAAATTAAACACATAATAATATTTTTCTTCATGCTTATTATCTTGTGTTAGGATTATAATGTCCTTTTCTACATTTTTTTTATAAAAAATATAAATAAAAAATAAGTAGAGTTCTTCAAAATATTCAGTATAAACTGAATTACCAATATATTTCTTCATTTCAGCCATTAACTGTATAAATTTTTTGATATCCTTTGCATACTCTATGAATTCTTTTTTATAATTATCATCAAGTACATTTTCTAATATTTGTTTAGTTAAATTATTATTAATATTTAACATATATTTCTTTTTATAAGCAAATTTTTTTAAACTATAAATAACTATTGGTACCACAATTAATACAATCATAAACAAAGTTACATAATACGATAGTCCGTTTATAGTCATAACTAACTCTTTTTGTTTTAATTGTTTTTATTCATATTTCTAATAGGTATTAGCACTTTAGATTTTCCTTGTATTTGTAACATTTCTGATTCGCCAAACATTTGAAATTCGTTAAAATAACCAATATGAGTAGCTAACATTTGCAATAATTGAAATGGATTAGTAACTTCAATACCAAATTTATCTTTTAAATAAGATGCATAAACATCATAAAAAACTTTAAAAAACTCTTCGAAATCTACAAATTTATCACTTCTGGAACCATCATTGATTTCTATTAGATAATCATCAAATTTACCTTTTAATTTATCCCAAATTGTAGACAAGTCATGAGATTTGATAAACTCATATAAAGCTATTTTCCTGAGACGTTCTGATTTCCACATTTCTATGAATTCTTCATGTGAAACTACGTGTTTTACATACTCTGGACAATAAGCTAATAAAAATATGATTCCATCAATTTTAGACTGCCTTCTGCTTTCAGCTGCATTGCCCTCCGGATAAGTCCAATCATAATTAAATCTTGTTCTTATATCTGCTAATTTACTAAATTCATAAATAATATCCTCGTCTGAAATACGTTCAGCATCTTCAGGAAATAAATTTTCTACGATATCATTTCCTTCTTTATCTTTCTTATATAGTTTTTTAATCCCAAATTTATGTAAAATAGTAATTGCTTTTTGCTTTGCTTTTATATAATCAGATTCACCTTCCTTTGAAATTTCAACTATTTTATCAAAGTCTAAATCATTTACATCTACCGATGATGGATCTGACTTTTTCTCACTGTCATCTGAATCAGTAGTAAGAAATAAAGGTAAAATAAAAAATATACCTGATACTATATATAATAAAGTTCCATTTAAATGGAAAAATTTCTGTCCTATTATATAAGCTATTCCACTAAATATTATAGATATTACTAGCTTCACATTTACCCCCTGTTTTTACTTTATATCTACTTTTATCCTTTGTATTCATCGTTATCTTTATATTCACTAACTTATAAACTTATATCCTGGTTATTTAAATTAATCCCATAATTATTAGTTAATTGATTTCGTGCATTCATATTCTGTATGTTTTCTAATTGTGTATAAATCTCTTCAAAGACTGGCAATAAAATATCAATAGACAATTTCCCCATATTTTCAAAAATGTTATAAACTTTTACATTTTGTATATTATATTGTGTTTGTAATATACTTGCTAAGTCATTTATACTAGTATTTATCTTTTGTAAAATTTTCGAAAACTTGTAACCACCTTTACCAGTAGTATTAACAGTTTGTTTTCTTAGACTTATTAAATAATTTAATAATTGTTCATCTGATAAGTGATATTTCCTTTTTAACACTATATATTCGTGAAAAAGATTAGTTTTGTAACGTATTAAACTCATTTTTAAATAATCATTAAACTGATCTATAGGTATAAACTTATTTATTAAGTTTCCATGGTTATGATTATTTTTATACTCCTCTTTAAGATTTGATAATATTTTTTCATGATGCTGAATAAAATAATTCATTTTATTAGTTAATTCAGAAATCTTTTCAATAAACTCTATGTTTTCCATCATATAATCGCCAAAAGTTCTCGTTAAATAATTTAACATAAGTATACCTCTTAAACTCTATTTTAAATTCTATTTATTAAAATTTATTCTGCCATGGTAAATACATTAAATAATTCTTTAAATCGGTTATCAAACAAACCCAATAACTCTAAAATACATAAAAAGAATTCATCTATTAAACAATCTTTATTTCTTTGTTTGTTTATATACCTATAATATTTCTGACATATAAAACGTACATGTTTAGTATATAAGGGTAGGGTACCATCTAATACATCAACATTTAGTTCAATAGATATATTTTCTGTTTTTATTATATTTGATGTAATAGAATGAATATGTTTAAATAGATTTAAAAAAGTATTACTACCATGATTTTTCCAATAATCATACCAATCTGCTTCCACTGATTTACTTATAAGCTCTATTAAATGTTGTTTTATGTCATCTTTATATTCCCAATTATTTAAATTCAGAAGTTTATGACTAAATATCAAAAGATTTAATCTCTTTGAATTTAGACTCTTTATAAGATTTAAAATATCATGGTTATTAGTAAAAATAGCTGAAAATAAATTATACTTTTCTGAATTTAAATACCTAGTAAATTCTTTAAATTTATTAGCATCAATTAGTGAGTCCAAAAGATTTGTATATAAGTTTGTATAATATTTATTAAGATAATTAAAAATATTAATATATTGTGCATTAATTATTATTTCATTTAAAATATAATAAAGTAAAAATATTAACTCAACACCATTTACAAATTTGAAAAAATCACTACCTATATATTGCTTTAATCCAATATTTTTTAATTGATATAATAAAGCTATTTTTAAATAATTACCTAAAGATTCTCCAGTTAGATAAACAAATATTTCCTGTTGTAAG
Coding sequences:
- a CDS encoding adenosylcobalamin-dependent ribonucleoside-diphosphate reductase, which translates into the protein MRSNVIDSKKDVLSPDEYLLNRVAFWEYINKHVNEYYSLLHKKLDLGSTTDSLFEGIFQKRNKKDYYKSFLDVFHTVAFKVASAKFVKYHNLNNYVTDINFIKKYVTYFNLMAQGIFMPNSPLLVNADSNNMCYSACFVLDIDDSMESIFETLKNTALIHKSGGGTGFNFSKLRQKGALVSSTKGESSGALSFMQIYNSATEHVKQGGVRRGANMGILNVDHPDIEEFIKIKRDNKTLTNFNISVGITNKFLEAIKNDEEWELKEPNTGKVIKKVRAKQLFDEIVKSAWICGDPGLLNIDTINKYNYLKYIKGNITATNPCGEQPLFPNEACNLGSINLAKFVKSDAHNNAYFDIDAFAKVVEDCTHFLDDVIDINNYPLPQITEAVEETRKIGLGVMGFADALIKMGISYDSNEALTMIDSVGSVLKEKTEEASIKYGEQYGVFPLADKLLEKVKKLYKENKISRKEYTYIKDKYIKRRNASLTCIAPTGTISLIAGCSSGIEPLFSLGYIREDSFGTRIVWNDSVKHFVDKNNIPEYVKTAMDISPDWHLKIQSKWQEYVESAVSKTINLPETATEEDIANIYLKAMELNCKGITVYRDKSKGVQVLNTIDIDLFTKKFNYDEKAYLEYYKSQKNKTTVIEQPKKHTSSEISQENTNTEVQIPNVLIKKERPQILFGLTREIKIGPSKVLITINYDNKGNPFECIITTGKSGSNTSAQAEALGRLISQWLRVGLSPESIIDSLSGISGQTPTYNYILEDDQSKMIKSLPDAIGYVLSLHKRYKDFFKHVYEYAKPIVDIKFNQPEKIIQFTNGNGTNGPENNENYKFNEYESDILEECDNCGSTNIEKSGIRGCYTCKDCGYSKCS
- a CDS encoding DnaB-like helicase C-terminal domain-containing protein; its protein translation is MNYLSLNLNRLVAIIIYKNSKNILKKYGLPFLNLKVHPSYQFFIYALSLLYKNVSEKIEIEKFKITMMDLINYLKSNPDILLKSKYFNYFRQIHNITDINEFLESVIPYFDIYIKQIEEEYKLIINKEIDIDEFIKVIEEYLEQEQIKKALEQINNEIVKPVPDQEKIRKLLNEVSLLHKQVFKININSFELSKINEKDLVFSNDLFDSKTRIPTNFEVADRLFGGGVTRSSLTTIVAPTGTGKTTTLSNIAAKAFASGKTVVFFTLEEEYNDILLYITQIINQKTEYEIRENPQGYLKKLKEIQIKYGNDLIIHEAINKGARKSQFTVEDIMEFIEEYNNIHEEHPIEFIIIDYIGALAELSGGSNIYSNVGDIARGLKRMAKYFRTPVITAHQTNKGVWKTGKTELDSVADSSIIIMRSDFVLLLSQSPEDYEQNLMRYKSGKVRHGKKNKECIAYIDYYTKTIEFKEELTIEDKTVEEYSLKQTQETQELDQNLSEEEIKIKEEQIKNNVTKKRRGRPKKNKVETEVPHDLYTTINLLPESEINIQDNNSNLNNITENTNINMIKNNEEESNINSNEELEISNNDNDNNDDMFKIKVVEQDNNKANSDGIDEVEITDIFDSF